From the Candidatus Cloacimonadota bacterium genome, one window contains:
- a CDS encoding pyruvate ferredoxin oxidoreductase, translating into MTTEMICAGFGGQGVLTIGKFIAQSGMKEGKNVSWLPSYGPEMRGGTANVSAVVSDEPIASPIVSYPDILVALNQPSLDKFAPQVRKNGVVIVNTSACPHGCKRDDVQIVAAPLSDIALEIGSIRVLNMLAIGIVIGKTGLIKFETLEEDLKSFLAAKDPGLLELNLTAIKRGMEIGKQG; encoded by the coding sequence ATGACCACTGAAATGATTTGCGCGGGATTTGGAGGACAAGGCGTCCTCACCATCGGAAAATTCATTGCCCAAAGCGGCATGAAAGAAGGTAAAAATGTCTCCTGGCTGCCTTCCTACGGCCCGGAAATGCGCGGTGGCACGGCAAACGTTTCCGCCGTGGTCTCAGACGAACCCATCGCCTCACCCATCGTGAGCTATCCAGACATCCTGGTGGCTTTAAACCAGCCTTCCCTGGATAAATTTGCCCCCCAGGTTCGCAAAAACGGCGTGGTCATTGTCAACACCAGCGCCTGCCCCCACGGCTGCAAACGCGACGACGTTCAAATTGTGGCGGCTCCGCTCAGCGACATCGCCCTGGAAATCGGCTCCATCCGTGTGTTGAATATGCTGGCAATCGGCATCGTGATTGGCAAAACCGGCCTCATCAAATTTGAGACCCTGGAAGAAGACCTCAAATCCTTCCTCGCTGCCAAAGACCCTGGTCTCTTGGAACTGAACCTCACCGCCATCAAGCGCGGCATGGAGATTGGAAAACAGGGATAA